From the genome of Candidatus Saccharimonadales bacterium, one region includes:
- the typA gene encoding translational GTPase TypA, translating to MLKTEFIRNIAIIAHVDHGKTTLVDGLLKQSKTFRDNQAEMSQELIMDSGDQERARGITITAKQTSIYHGDYKINIIDTPGHADFSGEVERTLNMADGVLLIVDAQEGPMPQTKFVLSKALELGLKPVVIINKIDKPSRRIDEVIDEISDLFLELAIDDSQLHYPVYFAIGRDGKAWTELPDNPSEHADLEPIFSAIINDIPAPSVEADKPLQLLVTSLQYDSFLGKYAIGRITRGSAKRNQQITLIKRDGTQVSGKIEKIFGYRGLAREEVESAIAGDIVALTGIADAHIGETIADRENPEALPVIDIEAPTLSMYLGPNTSPMKGKEGEFNTSRQIGDRLKKELETNVSLRVAEDGIGFIVSGRGELHLSVLIETLRREGYEFEVGRPQVVTIEEDGVTKEPVEELLIEVAPEFLGAVSQELGVRRAELVKQEQTSSGTSRATYILPTRAMIGLRNLLLTATKGTVIMNSLPHGYQPLGPKLQQSRNGALVAFEAGVTTPYALQTAESRGELFVGPGVQVYQGMIVGLYNRHDDLDINVCKAKHLTNMRSSSSDGTVQLTPFTELSLEQCIDFIEDDELLEVTPKSLRLRKRYLDPTQRKRAAKQ from the coding sequence ATGTTAAAAACAGAATTTATACGAAATATCGCGATTATTGCTCACGTTGACCACGGTAAAACGACGCTTGTTGATGGTCTCTTGAAGCAAAGCAAAACCTTTCGTGATAACCAAGCAGAGATGAGCCAGGAGCTTATTATGGATAGTGGCGACCAAGAGCGTGCTCGTGGGATTACTATTACTGCTAAACAGACATCTATTTATCACGGTGATTACAAAATTAATATCATCGATACTCCTGGCCACGCTGACTTTAGTGGTGAAGTAGAGCGAACACTCAACATGGCCGATGGCGTACTCCTTATTGTAGATGCCCAGGAAGGTCCGATGCCACAGACCAAATTCGTGCTTTCTAAGGCGCTGGAGCTTGGTCTCAAGCCGGTCGTGATTATTAATAAGATTGACAAGCCGTCGCGCCGCATCGACGAAGTTATCGATGAGATTTCGGATCTCTTTTTGGAACTCGCCATCGACGATAGCCAGCTTCATTATCCGGTGTACTTTGCTATTGGCCGTGATGGAAAAGCCTGGACCGAGCTCCCCGACAACCCCTCCGAACACGCTGATCTCGAACCAATTTTCAGCGCTATCATTAACGATATCCCCGCCCCGTCCGTTGAAGCAGATAAGCCATTGCAGCTACTTGTAACTTCACTCCAATACGACTCTTTCCTCGGTAAATATGCCATTGGCCGTATTACTCGCGGAAGTGCGAAGCGCAACCAACAGATCACGCTCATTAAGCGTGACGGTACACAGGTAAGCGGTAAGATTGAAAAAATCTTTGGCTATCGTGGTCTGGCCCGCGAAGAAGTTGAGAGTGCTATTGCCGGCGACATCGTCGCACTTACTGGTATCGCGGATGCCCACATCGGTGAAACGATCGCTGATCGTGAAAATCCGGAAGCGCTTCCAGTTATTGACATTGAAGCCCCAACCCTTAGTATGTATCTCGGTCCCAATACCAGCCCAATGAAGGGTAAAGAGGGTGAGTTTAATACTTCGCGCCAAATCGGTGATCGCCTTAAAAAAGAGCTCGAAACTAATGTTAGTCTCCGTGTGGCAGAAGATGGCATTGGCTTTATCGTTTCGGGCCGCGGCGAATTGCACCTTTCTGTGCTTATTGAAACGCTTCGCCGTGAAGGCTATGAGTTTGAAGTTGGTCGTCCGCAGGTAGTCACTATTGAGGAGGATGGTGTAACAAAAGAACCTGTCGAAGAGCTCCTCATTGAGGTCGCTCCAGAATTCCTTGGTGCTGTCAGTCAAGAACTTGGCGTTCGTCGTGCTGAGCTTGTAAAGCAGGAGCAAACCAGTAGCGGCACGTCGCGTGCTACCTACATTTTGCCCACCCGCGCCATGATTGGACTTCGCAATCTTCTCCTTACTGCCACCAAAGGAACAGTTATTATGAACAGCCTCCCGCACGGATATCAGCCTCTCGGCCCTAAGCTTCAGCAAAGTCGAAATGGTGCGCTTGTTGCTTTTGAAGCAGGTGTTACCACGCCGTATGCATTGCAAACCGCCGAATCACGTGGTGAATTGTTTGTTGGTCCTGGCGTGCAAGTATACCAGGGAATGATCGTTGGTCTTTACAACCGCCATGATGATCTTGACATTAACGTGTGTAAGGCAAAACATCTTACCAACATGCGCAGTAGCAGCAGTGACGGTACGGTGCAATTGACGCCGTTTACCGAACTTTCGCTCGAGCAATGTATTGACTTTATTGAAGACGATGAATTGCTTGAAGTAACACCAAAGTCGCTTCGTCTTCGTAAACGCTATCTTGACCCCACGCAGCGTAAACGCGCCGCCAAGCAGTAG
- a CDS encoding NUDIX hydrolase, producing MTIPKGNYPEAFYRVSIKAIIRNKKGEVLLVKEDGGSWSLPGGGMDHGETAEEALAREMYEEVLIIEKFQARIIGTNPRFVKAKQAWILWVVFELGMPEQFEYGKGADADEVAFIDPVIFKDSTIVSERLVYKWCVDQKVVII from the coding sequence ATGACAATCCCTAAAGGTAATTATCCGGAGGCATTTTATCGGGTGTCAATAAAGGCAATCATTCGCAATAAAAAGGGCGAAGTGCTGCTGGTCAAAGAAGACGGAGGAAGCTGGAGCTTGCCTGGCGGTGGCATGGACCACGGCGAGACAGCCGAGGAAGCGCTTGCACGGGAAATGTACGAGGAAGTACTTATCATCGAGAAATTTCAGGCCAGAATCATAGGGACCAATCCACGGTTCGTGAAAGCTAAGCAAGCGTGGATATTATGGGTGGTCTTTGAGCTCGGTATGCCTGAACAATTCGAATACGGTAAAGGTGCTGATGCGGATGAAGTGGCATTCATCGATCCGGTGATATTTAAGGATAGCACTATCGTCTCGGAGAGGCTTGTTTATAAGTGGTGTGTTGATCAAAAAGTAGTCATCATTTAG
- the treF gene encoding alpha,alpha-trehalase TreF has translation MKKVRIPIPSIDSLKSTYVKTAGGLLPVAKSPDEAFDALFTDVQTKRVFDDTKIFIDLVPRQSMKQIKKEYMLAKDDPQFDLRDFVMRHFYEYSEKGKTYQTDTSMTPREHIATLWNVLERRNRLSRGSLFALPYAYVVPGGRYVEHFYWDSYFIMLGLAVDDRWDMIEGMMKNYAYMLRKFGFIPTANRTYYLSRSQPPFFSHMVKLLAQHKGKSTLVEYLPYMLIEHRFWMKGRRLLSKQENKAYARVAEMPNGMLLNRYYDNKKRPRPESVLDDLETAGAAPDRESDRLYLHLRAAAESGWDFSSRWLLDSQDLSTIHTADIIPVDLNCLLYDLEMTIAQSYRLLYQPLLANRFEAMANQRVRAIQEYCWSHTENFFMDYNFHHHEQTPHVTLAGVFPLYVRIATTKQANLVARRIEKDFLKKGGVVTTLVETPQQWDSPNGWAPLQWVVIQGLRNYGHHGLADEIKKRWTEENIKLFKEKAKLVEKYNVVDPGQMGGGGEYPLQDGFGWTNGVLAALLDEE, from the coding sequence ATGAAAAAAGTCCGTATCCCTATCCCTAGTATCGACAGTTTAAAAAGTACGTATGTAAAGACGGCAGGGGGGTTGTTGCCCGTGGCAAAAAGCCCCGACGAAGCGTTCGATGCGCTTTTTACGGATGTGCAGACAAAACGCGTTTTTGACGACACAAAAATCTTCATCGATCTCGTGCCGCGACAGAGCATGAAACAAATAAAAAAAGAATATATGCTTGCAAAAGACGATCCGCAGTTTGACCTGCGGGATTTTGTGATGCGTCATTTTTACGAATACAGTGAAAAGGGCAAAACGTATCAAACCGATACATCAATGACACCACGGGAGCATATCGCTACTCTATGGAATGTTTTGGAGCGACGCAACAGACTTTCGCGCGGATCTCTCTTTGCGTTGCCCTATGCATACGTGGTTCCAGGCGGGCGATATGTCGAACATTTTTACTGGGATTCGTATTTCATTATGCTCGGTCTCGCTGTTGATGATCGCTGGGATATGATTGAAGGCATGATGAAAAACTACGCCTATATGCTTCGTAAATTCGGCTTTATCCCTACGGCAAACAGAACGTATTATTTGAGCCGCAGCCAACCGCCGTTTTTTTCGCATATGGTAAAGCTATTGGCGCAGCATAAGGGTAAATCCACGCTGGTTGAGTATTTGCCGTACATGCTTATAGAGCATCGCTTTTGGATGAAAGGTCGCAGACTTCTCAGTAAACAGGAGAATAAGGCATATGCGCGTGTGGCCGAAATGCCAAATGGCATGTTGCTTAATCGTTACTATGATAACAAAAAACGACCACGCCCAGAGTCGGTATTGGATGACCTTGAAACGGCTGGTGCCGCACCAGACCGCGAGTCGGACCGCCTTTATCTTCACCTTCGTGCCGCGGCAGAATCCGGCTGGGACTTCAGCTCGCGCTGGTTACTCGATTCTCAAGATCTAAGTACTATTCATACCGCTGATATTATTCCGGTCGATCTTAATTGCCTCCTTTACGATCTCGAAATGACCATAGCCCAGAGCTACAGACTACTCTACCAGCCACTGCTAGCAAATAGATTTGAAGCTATGGCAAACCAACGTGTGCGTGCCATCCAGGAATATTGCTGGAGCCACACCGAGAATTTCTTTATGGATTATAACTTTCATCACCACGAACAAACCCCGCATGTTACGCTGGCGGGTGTATTTCCGCTCTATGTTCGCATTGCAACAACCAAACAGGCGAATCTCGTCGCTCGACGCATCGAAAAAGATTTCTTGAAAAAAGGCGGCGTGGTGACGACGCTTGTTGAGACTCCACAGCAATGGGATTCTCCAAATGGTTGGGCGCCGTTGCAATGGGTGGTTATCCAAGGACTCAGAAATTACGGCCACCATGGTTTAGCGGATGAAATCAAAAAACGCTGGACCGAAGAAAATATAAAGCTGTTCAAAGAAAAAGCCAAGCTTGTCGAAAAGTATAATGTTGTCGATCCCGGCCAGATGGGTGGCGGCGGGGAATATCCGTTGCAGGATGGGTTTGGCTGGACGAATGGTGTTCTTGCGGCGTTGCTTGACGAAGAATAG
- a CDS encoding glycosyltransferase family 4 protein, whose product MISFIWPRSANNFLSGIGGSESYTIGQTRELNARGIDAQVVTLKSDDDGDLPQIPRVPFLPLSKEETAKLEIPIFVLEPQLLKTRHPSYVILHCPPPPLERGEHDFYVKGVEGRKVIVSSQYAAQLWADDLGIRRSEIGVAYPFADSVFAKQPRQKKSSKKKRVLLASRLHPDKGIYTFLAALHFTYILPPDEFEFDVVMAATDTPEGKIIEPMLKVHPYLNLLPPAVGPGEVAKMMARYDIVLMPSNAQFYHETFGMNSVEAQHAGCRVVASRDGGLVETDCGGVTFVEPDNPYELARGIATAAGLPPLTDEQRRRASTMYTVKQSVDQLLNILK is encoded by the coding sequence ATGATTTCGTTTATATGGCCGCGGTCGGCAAACAATTTCTTATCAGGTATTGGTGGATCAGAAAGTTATACTATCGGCCAAACAAGAGAACTGAATGCTCGTGGAATAGATGCGCAGGTTGTAACCTTGAAGAGCGATGATGATGGTGATCTGCCGCAAATTCCTCGTGTCCCTTTTCTGCCTCTCAGTAAAGAGGAAACTGCCAAGCTAGAAATACCCATTTTTGTGCTTGAACCCCAATTGCTTAAAACGCGTCACCCCTCTTATGTTATTTTGCACTGTCCACCGCCACCACTAGAACGAGGTGAGCATGACTTTTATGTTAAAGGTGTGGAGGGCCGGAAAGTTATCGTTTCAAGTCAGTATGCAGCGCAGCTTTGGGCTGATGATTTGGGCATAAGGCGCTCTGAGATAGGCGTGGCTTATCCATTTGCTGACAGCGTGTTTGCAAAGCAGCCCCGGCAAAAAAAATCCTCGAAAAAAAAGCGGGTTCTGCTCGCAAGCCGACTCCATCCAGATAAAGGAATTTATACTTTTTTGGCGGCACTTCATTTTACGTACATTCTTCCCCCTGATGAATTTGAATTTGATGTAGTGATGGCAGCTACTGACACGCCGGAGGGAAAAATAATTGAGCCGATGCTAAAGGTTCATCCGTACCTAAACCTTCTCCCGCCCGCCGTTGGTCCTGGGGAGGTGGCAAAAATGATGGCACGCTATGATATTGTGCTGATGCCATCGAATGCTCAATTTTATCATGAAACATTTGGAATGAACTCTGTTGAAGCTCAACATGCGGGATGTCGTGTCGTTGCCTCACGCGATGGAGGCTTAGTTGAAACGGATTGCGGCGGAGTGACATTCGTCGAGCCGGATAATCCGTATGAGCTCGCCAGGGGCATAGCTACAGCAGCCGGACTTCCTCCGCTCACCGATGAGCAAAGGAGGCGGGCGTCCACTATGTATACAGTGAAGCAATCCGTGGACCAACTTCTCAATATATTAAAATAA